The following proteins are encoded in a genomic region of Xenopus laevis strain J_2021 chromosome 3L, Xenopus_laevis_v10.1, whole genome shotgun sequence:
- the neurl1b.L gene encoding E3 ubiquitin-protein ligase NEURL1B: protein MGNTAHKTLPDTSHHSRAGANRPSYTFLHCGQERKLVLSRTESPRFHCQAKGKNIRLDTYGRKAIRRNSFCNGITFTSRPIHLYEKVRLKLVSVHHGWSGALRFGFTIHDPAQMKLEDIPKYACPDLVTRPGYWAKALPERFAQRDNILAFWVDRHGRVFYSVNDEEPILFHCGVKVSSPLWALIDVYGITQEVQLLDSMFADTMAPSRLTSPRLSTCLPQTSHDSANFNNNELENNQVVAKIANLNLGRLPAPTDNHSIPCCPNRRQRQGIPTLLDMELHFHPTRGADITLSPDRTVAFTNWQESNRTIVFTERPVHIGETLFAETSQLPLPYYGSLSFGITSCDPSTLRTYDLPANPDYLLDRKEYWVVHQGLYTLGNWDIHSFSLLPSGEVHHGINGNNRGMLMCVDTSQPLWMFFTVQGIINQIKIMGTVQASVLSPSGSPSGSPYDSDSDMAFSVNRSSSASESSLVTAPSSPLSPPVSPVFVPPEPQGNKDGECAVCFDNEVETVIYTCGHMCLCSSCGLKLKRQVNACCPICRRVIKDVIKTYRP from the exons ACACCAGCCATCATAGCCGTGCGGGGGCCAATAGACCTAGCTACACATTTCTTCACTGTGGCCAGGAGAGAAAACTTGTCCTCTCCCGAACAGAATCTCCGCGTTTCCACTGCCAAGCCAAGGGCAAAAATATTCGCCTGGACACTTATGGAAGGAAAGCCATCCGGCGCAACAGCTTTTGCAATGGAATAACTTTCACTAGTCGGCCTATCCACCTGTATGAAAAGGTCCGCCTAAAGCTGGTATCTGTGCACCATGGATGGAGCGGGGCACTACGTTTTGGGTTTACTATACACGACCCAGCACAAATGAAGTTAGAAGACATACCTAAATATGCTTGTCCTGATTTAGTCACCCGACCTGGGTACTGGGCCAAAGCTTTGCCAGAAAGATTCGCTCAGCGGGACAATATCCTGGCATTTTGGGTTGATCGACATGGAAGAGTCTTTTACAGTGTCAATGATGAGGAGCCCATATTATTTCATTGTGGGGTGAAAGTCTCCAGCCCTCTTTGGGCATTGATTGATGTGTATGGGATCACTCAAGAAGTTCAGCTACTAG ATAGCATGTTTGCAGATACGATGGCCCCTAGTCGCCTCACCAGTCCCCGACTTAGTACATGCTTGCCTCAGACCAGTCATGATTCTGCTAACTTCAACAACAATGAACTGGAGAACAACCAGGTGGTAGCCAAAATTGCTAACCTGAACTTGGGTCGTTTACCAGCACCGACAGATAATCATTCTATACCCTGTTGCCCGAACAGAAGGCAACGACAGGGTATTCCCACACTGTTGGACATGGAACTTCATTTTCATCCTACTCGGGGTGCTGACATTACCCTCTCTCCAGACAGAACAGTGGCATTTACCAACTGGCAGGAGAGTAATAGGACGATAGTATTTACAGAGCGACCAGTCCATATTGGCGAGACACTCTTCGCCGAGACCAGTCAACTGCCTCTGCCTTACTATGGCTCCCTCTCTTTTGGTATTACTTCATGTGATCCTAGCACATTACGGACCTATGATCTCCCAGCCAACCCTGATTATCTTTTGGACAGAAAGGAGTACTGGGTAGTTCACCAAGGGCTGTACACACTGGGCAATTGGGATATCCATAGCTTTTCACTTTTACCCAGTGGTGAAGTTCACCATGGCATAAACGGAAACAATCGTGGAATGCTGATGTGTGTAGACACCTCACAACCTCTATGGATGTTCTTCACTGTTCAAGGCATTATCAACCAGATAAAGATAATGG GTACTGTGCAGGCAAGTGTTCTGTCTCCCTCTGGATCACCAAGTGGTTCCCCTTATGACAGTGATTCAGATATGGCCTTCAGTGTGAACAGGTCCTCCTCTGCATCTGAGTCTTCCTTAG tgaCGGCTCCCAGTTCCCCATTGAGTCCTCCTGTGTCACCAGTCTTTGTCCCTCCAGAACCACAAGGAAACAAAGATGGAGAGTGTGCAGTCTGCTTTGACAATGAGGTTGAAACTGTCATCTATACCTGTGGTCACATGTGCCTCTGCAGTAGCTGCGGTTTGAAGCTCAAGAGGCAGGTTAATGCCTGCTGCCCCATTTGCCGAAGAGTTATAAAAGACGTCATCAAAACATACCGTCCTTAA